One genomic segment of Bradyrhizobium prioriisuperbiae includes these proteins:
- a CDS encoding chloride channel protein codes for MSFSRHAAHWGVRSRIALKRWMRRTLFLFGGIAVGLAAILMAFLADYAQAAFGRVLSLSPYLALLVTPLGFGLALWLAVRVFPNSQGSGIPQVIAALRLPDQEARAPLVSLRVALGKIIVMTVGLLCGASTGREGPTVQVGGSIMFAIGRWAPFRQPGFLLAGAAAGVAAAFNTPLAGIVFGIEEMSRSFEMRTSGLIIGAVIAAGLTSLAVVGDYNYFGSTAAVLPLGGAWIVVPVCAVLCGLAGGLFSRILILFARGLPGVVGAWIKQHPVVFAMLCGLGVALCGLASHDHVYGTGYEQARAIIHATSSVDHAFGPWKLAATLLSAISGIPGGIFAPSLAIGAGLASDLSLVFTHVPIGALVLIGMVSYLTGVVQAPITSFVITSEMTNDHAMVIPLMAAALIANAASKMVVPEGLYHALAKSFLKTHADREPREKPIPGLTL; via the coding sequence ATGAGTTTCAGCCGCCACGCCGCTCATTGGGGTGTTCGTTCCAGGATCGCGTTGAAGCGCTGGATGCGCCGGACTTTGTTCCTGTTCGGCGGCATCGCCGTCGGCCTTGCGGCCATCCTGATGGCCTTCCTCGCCGACTATGCCCAGGCCGCGTTCGGTCGCGTGTTGAGCCTTTCGCCCTATCTGGCTCTGCTCGTCACCCCGTTGGGGTTCGGTCTTGCGCTGTGGCTGGCCGTCAGGGTGTTCCCCAACTCGCAGGGCAGCGGCATCCCGCAGGTGATTGCAGCCTTGCGATTGCCGGACCAGGAGGCCAGGGCGCCGCTGGTGTCGTTGCGCGTGGCGCTGGGCAAGATCATTGTGATGACGGTCGGCCTGCTGTGCGGTGCCTCAACCGGCCGTGAGGGGCCGACGGTGCAGGTCGGCGGCTCGATCATGTTCGCGATCGGCCGGTGGGCGCCATTCCGGCAACCCGGATTTCTGCTGGCGGGTGCGGCCGCTGGCGTAGCTGCCGCCTTCAACACGCCGCTCGCCGGCATCGTGTTCGGAATCGAGGAAATGAGTCGCTCGTTCGAGATGCGGACCAGCGGCCTGATCATTGGCGCGGTGATCGCCGCCGGTCTGACCTCGCTCGCGGTTGTCGGGGACTACAACTATTTCGGATCGACCGCCGCGGTGCTGCCGCTCGGCGGCGCCTGGATCGTGGTGCCGGTGTGCGCCGTGCTCTGCGGCCTGGCGGGCGGCCTGTTCAGCCGGATCCTGATCCTGTTCGCCCGGGGACTTCCCGGTGTGGTCGGGGCCTGGATCAAGCAGCATCCGGTGGTCTTTGCCATGCTGTGCGGGCTCGGGGTGGCGCTATGCGGGTTGGCCAGCCACGACCATGTCTATGGCACCGGCTACGAGCAGGCGCGCGCCATCATCCATGCCACCAGTTCCGTCGATCATGCCTTCGGCCCCTGGAAACTCGCGGCCACGCTGCTGTCGGCGATCAGCGGCATCCCCGGTGGCATCTTCGCGCCGTCGCTCGCCATCGGCGCGGGCCTCGCGTCGGATCTGAGCCTGGTCTTTACCCATGTGCCGATCGGCGCGCTGGTGCTGATCGGCATGGTGTCCTATCTGACCGGGGTGGTGCAGGCGCCGATCACCTCGTTCGTCATCACCTCCGAGATGACCAACGACCACGCGATGGTGATCCCGCTGATGGCGGCAGCGTTGATCGCCAATGCGGCGTCGAAGATGGTTGTGCCCGAAGGGCTCTATCATGCGCTGGCGAAATCGTTCCTCAAAACCCACGCGGACCGGGAACCGCGCGAGAAGCCGATCCCCGGTCTGACATTGTAG
- a CDS encoding TorF family putative porin, translated as MKKVVLSVALLALGFGTASAADLPAKMYTKAPPPVVVSPWDIAFGASITNNYLFRGVSQSNRNPSVTAYFEPRYNINPNLQLYAGTSFSSISFANRASAEVDIYGGIRPTFGAFAFDFGVWGYLYPGGQCIDAVQGGGVLCAPGANALVNGNVMKKDVSYYEAYAKVTYTINDYFAIGGNAFYSPNFLNFGTDGTYASVTAKATAPGTWFGSSGVGAYLSGEFGRQWLGTTDAFYGNIRLADYNTWNVGIGFTYKVFTLDLRYSDTDMTKGDCNALTSDFRATFDGSFQPNNATGVGSKWCGSTFVAKLSADLTAASNLK; from the coding sequence ATGAAAAAAGTGGTTTTGTCAGTCGCATTGCTCGCGCTGGGATTTGGAACGGCTTCCGCAGCTGATCTTCCCGCCAAGATGTACACCAAGGCGCCGCCGCCGGTGGTCGTCTCGCCCTGGGACATCGCGTTCGGTGCGTCGATCACCAACAATTACCTGTTCCGTGGCGTATCGCAGTCGAACCGCAATCCGTCGGTGACCGCCTATTTCGAGCCGCGTTACAACATCAACCCGAACCTGCAGCTGTACGCCGGTACGTCGTTCTCGAGCATCTCGTTCGCCAACCGCGCCTCCGCTGAAGTGGACATCTACGGCGGTATCCGCCCGACCTTCGGCGCGTTCGCCTTCGACTTCGGTGTCTGGGGCTACCTGTATCCGGGCGGGCAGTGCATCGACGCGGTCCAGGGCGGCGGCGTTCTCTGCGCCCCCGGCGCGAACGCCCTCGTCAACGGCAACGTCATGAAGAAGGACGTCAGCTACTACGAGGCCTATGCCAAGGTCACCTACACCATCAACGACTACTTCGCCATCGGCGGCAACGCGTTCTATTCGCCGAACTTCCTGAACTTCGGCACCGACGGCACCTACGCTTCGGTCACCGCCAAGGCGACTGCGCCGGGCACCTGGTTCGGCTCTTCGGGCGTCGGCGCCTACCTGTCGGGTGAGTTCGGCCGCCAGTGGCTGGGCACCACCGATGCGTTCTACGGCAACATCCGCCTCGCGGACTACAACACCTGGAACGTCGGCATCGGCTTCACCTACAAGGTGTTCACCCTGGACCTGCGCTACTCGGACACCGACATGACCAAGGGTGATTGCAACGCTCTGACTAGCGACTTCCGCGCCACCTTCGACGGCAGCTTCCAGCCGAACAACGCCACCGGCGTCGGCTCCAAGTGGTGCGGTTCGACCTTCGTCGCCAAGCTCTCGGCTGACCTGACGGCGGCGAGCAACCTGAAGTAA
- the glcF gene encoding glycolate oxidase subunit GlcF → MRTEFSLAQLADPDIAEADKILRACVHCGFCTATCPTYVLLGDELDSPRGRIYLIKEMLEKNQRPTRDVVKHIDRCLSCLACMTTCPSGVNYMHLVDQARVKVEQDYARPLTERLLRAVLAFVLPRPRVFRAGMLLARLGKPLAALLPNVQKDSANPNLINRINAMMSLAPGRLPPPGPRGGTVFPAQGERRGRVALLQGCAQQVLSPGINAAAVRLLTRQGIEVVLVADEQCCGSLTHHMGRDDDALRRARHNVDVWIAETDRSGLDAILVTTSGCGTTIKDYGYMLREDKAYAAKAARISKVARDITEYIGSLDVAWPQQKNDLVVAYHSACSLQHGQKIAQLPKELLSKSGFVVKDVPESHLCCGSAGTYNILQPGIARRLRERKVANIATVKPDVIAAGNIGCMVQIAGGTSVPVVHTIELLDWATGGPRPSLN, encoded by the coding sequence ATGAGAACCGAATTTTCGCTGGCTCAGCTCGCCGACCCGGACATCGCCGAAGCCGATAAGATCTTGCGCGCCTGCGTGCACTGCGGGTTCTGCACCGCCACCTGTCCGACCTATGTGCTGCTCGGCGACGAGCTCGATAGCCCGCGCGGCCGCATCTATCTGATCAAGGAGATGCTGGAAAAGAACCAGCGCCCGACCAGGGATGTCGTCAAACACATCGACCGCTGCCTGTCGTGTCTGGCCTGCATGACCACCTGCCCGTCAGGGGTGAACTACATGCACCTCGTCGATCAGGCGCGGGTGAAGGTGGAGCAGGACTATGCGCGCCCGCTGACCGAGCGGCTGCTGCGTGCCGTGCTCGCATTCGTGTTGCCGCGTCCCCGCGTGTTCCGTGCCGGCATGCTGCTGGCGCGGTTGGGCAAACCTCTCGCGGCGCTTTTGCCAAATGTCCAAAAAGATTCGGCAAATCCGAATTTAATTAATCGAATCAATGCGATGATGAGCTTGGCGCCGGGGCGATTGCCGCCTCCGGGCCCGCGTGGCGGGACCGTGTTTCCGGCGCAAGGCGAGCGGCGTGGCCGCGTCGCGTTGCTGCAGGGATGTGCCCAGCAAGTGCTGTCGCCGGGCATCAATGCAGCGGCCGTTCGTTTGTTGACCCGCCAGGGCATCGAGGTGGTGCTGGTGGCGGATGAGCAATGCTGCGGTTCGTTGACGCATCATATGGGGCGTGACGACGATGCGCTGCGGCGCGCGCGGCACAACGTCGATGTCTGGATCGCGGAGACCGATCGGTCGGGTCTCGATGCCATCCTCGTCACGACGTCGGGGTGCGGCACCACCATCAAGGACTATGGCTACATGCTGCGCGAGGACAAAGCCTATGCCGCGAAGGCCGCGCGCATATCGAAGGTCGCCCGCGATATCACCGAGTATATCGGCAGTCTCGATGTCGCGTGGCCGCAGCAGAAAAATGATCTCGTCGTCGCCTATCACTCAGCATGTTCGTTGCAGCACGGACAGAAAATCGCGCAGCTTCCAAAAGAATTGCTTTCCAAGAGTGGATTCGTGGTGAAAGATGTGCCCGAGAGTCATCTGTGTTGCGGCTCGGCAGGAACGTACAACATTCTGCAGCCCGGCATTGCGAGACGATTGCGCGAACGCAAGGTCGCCAACATCGCAACAGTGAAGCCGGACGTGATCGCCGCCGGCAACATCGGGTGCATGGTGCAGATTGCCGGAGGCACGTCGGTTCCAGTGGTGCACACCATCGAACTGCTCGACTGGGCGACCGGGGGACCTCGTCCGAGCCTGAACTGA
- a CDS encoding FAD-binding protein, translating to MDILKVRDAGDVEQAVRGALDAEQPLEIVGHGTKRTVGLPMATNAVLDLSALNAVTGYEPSELILTVEAGAPVADVKSLIDSKNQEFAFEPMNTAALLGTSEGAGTIGGMIAAGLAGPRRIKSGGARDHLLGATAVSGFGDTFKAGGKVVKNVTGYDLCKLIAGSWGTLAVMTEVTIKVMPKAESETTLVLRGLDDAAANRAMTAALGSPFDVSGAAHVPTSVLRGSGHDLADLDVTGQGITLLRLEGIKASVAHRARSLADRLAAFGTADAVDDAASQPLWAALRDVVPFAAAGPLGAWPVWRIVCPPAAGGAFGQALARETGGDVIYDWGGGLIWAALPPATDAHAGLLRQRLTPIGGHANLVRALETVRNAVDVFHPHDAGLAALSRRVKQSFDPKAIFNRNRMTRDA from the coding sequence GTGGATATTCTCAAGGTGCGCGATGCGGGGGATGTCGAGCAGGCCGTGCGCGGGGCGCTGGACGCCGAACAGCCGCTCGAGATCGTGGGGCATGGCACCAAGCGCACGGTGGGCCTGCCGATGGCGACCAACGCCGTGCTCGACTTGTCGGCGCTGAATGCCGTGACCGGCTATGAGCCGAGCGAACTGATCCTCACGGTCGAGGCCGGCGCGCCGGTCGCCGACGTCAAGTCGCTGATCGATTCGAAGAATCAGGAATTCGCCTTTGAGCCGATGAACACCGCGGCGCTGCTGGGCACCTCCGAAGGTGCCGGCACGATCGGCGGCATGATCGCGGCCGGGCTCGCCGGCCCGCGCCGGATCAAGTCCGGCGGGGCACGGGATCACCTGTTGGGCGCGACGGCGGTGTCGGGGTTTGGCGACACCTTCAAGGCCGGTGGCAAGGTGGTGAAGAACGTGACCGGCTATGACCTCTGCAAGCTGATCGCCGGGTCCTGGGGAACGCTGGCGGTGATGACCGAGGTCACGATCAAGGTGATGCCAAAGGCGGAAAGCGAGACCACGCTGGTGCTGCGCGGCCTGGATGATGCTGCGGCGAACCGCGCGATGACCGCGGCCCTGGGGTCGCCGTTCGATGTCTCGGGCGCCGCCCATGTGCCCACATCGGTCCTGCGCGGCAGCGGCCACGACCTCGCCGACCTCGATGTGACTGGACAAGGGATCACGCTGCTGCGGCTGGAAGGCATCAAGGCGTCGGTGGCTCATCGCGCGCGCTCACTCGCCGACAGGCTCGCAGCGTTCGGCACGGCCGATGCCGTCGACGATGCCGCATCCCAGCCGCTCTGGGCCGCGCTGCGGGACGTCGTGCCGTTCGCGGCCGCAGGCCCGCTGGGGGCCTGGCCGGTGTGGCGAATCGTGTGTCCGCCGGCGGCGGGAGGTGCCTTCGGGCAGGCGCTGGCGCGCGAGACCGGCGGCGACGTGATCTACGACTGGGGTGGCGGACTGATCTGGGCGGCGTTGCCGCCGGCGACCGATGCCCATGCGGGCCTGCTGCGCCAGCGGCTGACGCCGATCGGAGGTCACGCCAACCTGGTCCGCGCGCTCGAAACCGTACGCAATGCGGTGGACGTGTTCCATCCACATGATGCAGGCCTCGCGGCGCTGAGCCGTCGCGTCAAGCAGAGCTTCGACCCCAAGGCTATTTTCAACCGCAACCGGATGACCAGGGACGCATGA
- a CDS encoding FAD-linked oxidase C-terminal domain-containing protein: MSIKMPEPDQAVLGRRAAIVADLRKIVPGEGVIDSAAEMLPYESDGVTAYRQTPMVVVLPDTTEQVSAVLRYCHDNAIKVVPRGSGTSLSGGALPLADGVLLGLGKFKRIREIDFDNRAVVTEPGVTNLAISQAVAHAGFYYAPDPSSQIACSIGGNVAENSGGVHCLKYGMTTNNILGCEIVLMTGEVLRIGGKAAETSGYDLMGIITGSEGLLGVITEITVRILQKPETARALMVGFNSVEEAGECVARIIGAGIIPGGMEMMDKPAIHAAEAFVHAGYPLDVEALLIIELDGPGVEVDELILRVEAIAKGCGQATLQISTSEQERLLFWAGRKAAFPAVGRISPDYLCMDGTIPRGKLPEVLTRIRGFSEKYGLAVANVFHAGDGNLHPLILYDANKPGEMDKAEAFGADILRTCVELGGVLTGEHGVGVEKRDLMPDMFSEVDLAQQQRLKCAFDAKGLLNPGKVFPVLHRCAELGRVHVHGGKLAFPDLPRF; this comes from the coding sequence ATGTCGATCAAAATGCCTGAGCCAGACCAGGCGGTGCTGGGCCGGCGAGCCGCCATTGTGGCGGACCTGCGCAAGATCGTCCCCGGTGAAGGCGTGATCGACAGCGCGGCCGAGATGCTGCCTTACGAGTCCGATGGGGTCACGGCCTATCGGCAGACGCCGATGGTGGTGGTGCTGCCCGATACGACCGAGCAGGTGTCGGCGGTGCTGCGCTATTGTCACGACAACGCGATCAAGGTGGTGCCGCGCGGCTCGGGGACCTCGCTGTCCGGTGGTGCGCTGCCGCTTGCGGACGGCGTGCTGCTCGGGCTCGGCAAGTTCAAGCGCATCCGCGAGATCGATTTCGACAACCGCGCCGTGGTGACCGAGCCGGGCGTGACCAATCTCGCCATCAGCCAGGCCGTCGCCCATGCCGGGTTCTATTATGCGCCCGATCCCTCCTCGCAGATTGCCTGCAGCATTGGCGGCAATGTCGCCGAGAATTCCGGCGGCGTGCACTGCCTGAAATACGGCATGACCACCAACAACATCCTCGGCTGCGAGATCGTGCTGATGACCGGGGAGGTGCTGCGGATCGGCGGCAAGGCCGCGGAGACCTCCGGCTACGACCTGATGGGCATCATCACCGGCTCCGAGGGACTGCTCGGGGTCATCACCGAGATCACCGTGCGCATCCTACAGAAGCCGGAAACGGCCCGGGCGCTGATGGTCGGCTTCAACAGCGTGGAGGAGGCCGGCGAGTGCGTGGCCCGGATCATCGGCGCCGGCATCATTCCCGGCGGCATGGAGATGATGGACAAGCCGGCGATCCATGCGGCCGAAGCCTTCGTGCATGCGGGCTATCCGCTCGATGTCGAGGCGCTCCTGATCATCGAACTCGATGGTCCGGGCGTGGAGGTCGATGAGCTGATCCTGCGGGTCGAGGCCATCGCCAAGGGCTGCGGCCAGGCCACCCTGCAGATATCCACCTCGGAACAGGAACGGCTGCTGTTCTGGGCCGGCCGCAAGGCGGCGTTCCCCGCGGTCGGACGGATTTCGCCGGACTATCTCTGCATGGACGGCACCATTCCCCGCGGCAAGCTGCCGGAGGTGCTGACCCGGATTCGTGGCTTCTCGGAAAAATACGGGCTGGCCGTCGCCAATGTGTTCCATGCCGGCGACGGCAACCTGCATCCGCTGATTCTGTACGATGCCAACAAGCCCGGCGAAATGGACAAGGCGGAGGCCTTCGGCGCGGACATCCTGCGCACCTGTGTCGAACTCGGTGGGGTGCTGACCGGCGAGCATGGTGTCGGGGTCGAGAAACGCGACCTGATGCCGGACATGTTCAGCGAGGTCGACCTCGCCCAGCAGCAGCGGCTGAAATGCGCCTTTGACGCGAAGGGGCTGCTCAATCCGGGCAAGGTGTTCCCGGTCCTGCATCGCTGCGCGGAGCTCGGGCGCGTCCATGTCCATGGCGGCAAGCTCGCCTTTCCCGACCTGCCCCGGTTCTGA
- a CDS encoding c-type cytochrome, which yields MTVSGGTAKAQDVAAGETSFKKCAPCHAIGEGAKNKVGPELNGLNGRKSGAAEGYSYSDANKKSGITWDEATFKEYIKDPRAKIPGTKMAFAGIKNEKETADLWAYLAQFGADGKKK from the coding sequence ATGACCGTATCCGGCGGGACTGCGAAGGCACAGGACGTCGCCGCAGGCGAAACCTCATTCAAGAAATGCGCGCCGTGCCACGCCATCGGCGAGGGCGCAAAAAACAAGGTCGGACCGGAGCTGAACGGGCTGAACGGCCGCAAGTCGGGCGCAGCCGAGGGCTATTCCTATTCGGACGCCAACAAGAAATCCGGCATCACCTGGGATGAGGCCACCTTCAAGGAGTACATCAAGGACCCCCGCGCCAAGATCCCGGGCACCAAGATGGCCTTCGCCGGCATCAAGAACGAGAAGGAAACGGCCGACCTGTGGGCCTACCTCGCCCAGTTCGGAGCGGATGGCAAAAAGAAATAG
- a CDS encoding TetR/AcrR family transcriptional regulator, which yields MVYRRTHQVVRRLAARRHAILNAARDAASEGGMAAVQIAPVATRANVAAGTVYRYFPSKADLISELIADVSHDELTAIRRAADAAPGPSSALAAAVTTIAVHVVSHRKLAWGILAEPVDVDVSESRLASRRSIAAEIKLRIDAAVRAGHLPAQDTELAATSLLGALHEALVGPLAPTDLDDRTRLRDVVQTVTLLALRAVGVMDARARGLVVQAVLPAQATLPTKTTVLAG from the coding sequence ATGGTTTATCGCCGCACTCATCAGGTCGTGCGTCGCCTCGCGGCGCGTCGGCATGCCATCCTCAATGCAGCCCGCGACGCGGCCTCCGAAGGCGGAATGGCCGCGGTGCAGATTGCGCCTGTCGCCACCCGCGCCAATGTCGCGGCGGGCACGGTTTATCGCTATTTCCCGTCCAAAGCCGACCTGATCTCCGAATTGATCGCCGACGTCTCGCACGACGAATTGACCGCGATCCGCCGGGCGGCCGATGCGGCGCCCGGTCCGTCGTCGGCGCTGGCAGCGGCGGTGACCACGATTGCCGTCCATGTGGTGTCGCACCGCAAGCTGGCTTGGGGCATTCTGGCCGAGCCGGTGGACGTCGATGTCAGCGAATCACGTCTCGCCAGCCGGCGGTCGATCGCCGCCGAGATCAAACTGAGGATCGACGCCGCCGTGCGCGCCGGACATTTGCCGGCCCAGGACACCGAATTGGCGGCGACCTCGCTGCTCGGCGCCCTGCACGAGGCGCTGGTTGGCCCTCTGGCGCCCACCGACCTGGATGACCGGACACGGCTTCGCGACGTGGTGCAGACCGTCACGCTGCTCGCCCTGCGTGCCGTGGGCGTGATGGATGCCCGGGCGCGGGGACTGGTGGTTCAGGCCGTGTTGCCGGCCCAGGCGACGCTGCCGACCAAGACCACGGTGCTGGCCGGCTGA
- a CDS encoding AzlD family protein, whose product MSDMLRSDVMIAFAVMMVVTVASRAGGYWLMGYITITPRVRRMLEALPGSIIVAAALPVAVNGGAVVMFAIVAAMIVTIVRRNDFIAVFTGMAVAALARALGFSG is encoded by the coding sequence ATGAGTGACATGCTGCGTTCGGACGTGATGATCGCCTTCGCGGTGATGATGGTGGTGACGGTGGCTTCGCGTGCCGGTGGATACTGGCTGATGGGTTACATCACCATCACCCCGCGGGTTCGCCGCATGCTGGAGGCGTTGCCGGGGTCGATCATCGTCGCGGCCGCGCTGCCGGTCGCGGTCAATGGCGGCGCGGTGGTGATGTTCGCGATCGTCGCGGCCATGATCGTCACCATCGTCCGTCGCAACGATTTCATTGCGGTGTTCACCGGCATGGCGGTGGCCGCACTGGCGCGCGCACTCGGCTTCAGCGGCTAA
- a CDS encoding AzlC family ABC transporter permease, with the protein MQPSPHLQPHHVHRVYWSRDGIIPGIYAIAPMLPGTLAFGLAFGALCAQKNFTLAEVEVMMAIVYGGLSQFVAVQSWPDTLTVSTIATLALLTTTVNIRFALMSASLRPWFGTLPAWQAYSSMLLVTDGGWLAATRYREHGGANAWYFVGGGIVLYMVWLVSSIPGFLLAGQLADPKKYGVDLVMPAFYAAMLVPAWKGPRRAIPWVIAGTVALTVHWLVPGYWFIISGAIAGSVSAGLMADE; encoded by the coding sequence ATGCAGCCTTCACCTCATCTCCAGCCTCATCATGTGCATCGCGTCTACTGGTCGCGCGACGGCATCATTCCCGGCATTTATGCCATCGCGCCGATGCTGCCGGGCACGCTTGCCTTCGGTCTGGCGTTCGGTGCGCTCTGCGCCCAGAAGAACTTTACGCTGGCCGAGGTCGAGGTGATGATGGCCATCGTCTATGGCGGCCTCTCGCAGTTCGTGGCGGTGCAGTCCTGGCCCGACACGCTGACGGTCTCGACCATCGCGACGCTGGCGCTGCTCACCACCACCGTCAACATCCGCTTCGCGCTGATGAGCGCCAGCCTGCGGCCGTGGTTCGGCACGTTGCCGGCATGGCAGGCCTATTCGTCGATGCTGCTGGTCACCGATGGTGGCTGGCTCGCCGCCACGCGGTATCGCGAGCATGGCGGCGCCAATGCCTGGTATTTCGTCGGCGGCGGCATCGTCCTCTACATGGTGTGGCTGGTCTCCTCGATCCCGGGGTTCCTGCTCGCCGGCCAGCTCGCCGATCCAAAAAAATACGGCGTCGATCTGGTGATGCCGGCGTTCTATGCCGCGATGCTGGTGCCGGCCTGGAAAGGTCCGCGGCGTGCGATCCCCTGGGTGATTGCCGGGACCGTCGCACTGACGGTGCATTGGCTCGTGCCGGGCTATTGGTTCATCATCTCCGGTGCAATCGCCGGCAGCGTCAGCGCGGGGCTGATGGCCGATGAGTGA
- a CDS encoding amidase — MHGLEFATVRDQVAALQAKTISASELLELSLSRIDKFDGKVNAIVARDFERARTAAKEADAALARGDRKPLLGVPVAIKESFNVAGLPTTWGFPWAKDFIPQEDAVLVTRLKAAGAIVVGKTNVPVTLADWQSYNDIYGTTNNPWDPARTPGGSSGGSAAALAAGYVALALGSDIGGSLRVPAHFCGIYAHKPSQTLLPGRGQVPPRAPALPVNIDLAVVGPMARSARDLTDAVDLLAGPDTVEATAYKLALQPPRAETLKGFRVLVIDTHPLLPTAASVRTALDRIAEGLDKAGAKVARQSTLLPNLRLMAQTYMTLLMSIFGADVPPNVYTSIQSAVAGIPAGTDTPAAWRGRGLVASHRDWIQADRVRTGLSAQWRALFREFDVVLCPVMPTPAFPHDHSPDQRTRTIQIDGTPHPYQDQLVWPGLATLNGLPSTAVPIGHSPEGLPIGMQIIGPYLEDRTPLRFAELIEQEFGGFTAPPGFA; from the coding sequence ATGCACGGACTTGAATTTGCGACGGTACGCGATCAGGTGGCCGCACTGCAGGCCAAAACCATCTCGGCAAGCGAACTGCTCGAACTGAGCCTCAGCCGGATCGACAAATTCGACGGCAAGGTCAACGCCATCGTGGCGCGGGACTTCGAACGCGCGCGCACGGCGGCGAAGGAGGCCGACGCCGCGCTGGCGCGAGGTGACCGCAAGCCGTTGCTGGGGGTCCCGGTCGCGATCAAAGAGTCCTTCAATGTCGCCGGCCTGCCGACCACATGGGGCTTTCCGTGGGCCAAGGATTTCATCCCACAGGAAGACGCGGTGCTGGTGACACGGCTGAAGGCCGCCGGCGCCATCGTGGTCGGCAAGACCAACGTGCCGGTCACCCTCGCCGACTGGCAGTCCTACAACGACATCTACGGCACCACGAACAATCCCTGGGACCCGGCGCGGACACCGGGCGGATCGTCCGGTGGTTCGGCGGCGGCGCTGGCGGCGGGCTATGTCGCGCTGGCGCTCGGCTCGGACATCGGCGGGTCGCTGCGGGTGCCGGCGCATTTTTGCGGGATCTATGCCCACAAGCCGTCGCAGACCCTGCTGCCCGGGCGCGGCCAGGTGCCGCCGCGCGCGCCCGCGCTGCCCGTGAATATTGATCTCGCCGTAGTTGGCCCGATGGCGCGCAGCGCCCGCGACCTGACCGATGCCGTCGATCTGCTGGCCGGTCCGGACACGGTCGAGGCAACGGCCTACAAGCTCGCGCTGCAACCGCCGCGCGCCGAGACGCTCAAGGGCTTTCGCGTTCTGGTGATCGACACCCACCCGCTGCTGCCGACGGCAGCGAGCGTCCGCACCGCGCTTGATCGGATCGCCGAGGGGCTCGACAAGGCCGGCGCCAAGGTGGCCCGCCAGAGCACGCTGCTGCCGAACCTCCGCCTGATGGCGCAAACCTACATGACGCTGCTGATGTCGATCTTCGGCGCCGACGTGCCGCCAAACGTCTACACCAGCATTCAGTCGGCCGTCGCCGGCATTCCTGCCGGCACCGATACGCCGGCGGCGTGGCGCGGGCGCGGCCTCGTCGCCAGCCACCGCGACTGGATCCAGGCGGACCGCGTCCGCACCGGCCTCAGCGCGCAATGGCGCGCCCTGTTCCGCGAGTTCGACGTGGTGCTGTGTCCCGTGATGCCGACGCCGGCTTTCCCGCACGACCATTCACCGGACCAGCGCACCCGGACGATCCAGATCGATGGCACGCCGCATCCCTATCAGGATCAGCTTGTCTGGCCGGGGCTGGCGACCTTGAACGGGCTGCCGTCCACCGCCGTCCCGATCGGGCATTCGCCCGAGGGACTGCCGATCGGCATGCAGATCATCGGTCCCTATCTCGAGGACCGCACGCCCCTCCGTTTCGCCGAACTGATCGAGCAGGAGTTCGGCGGGTTCACCGCACCACCGGGCTTTGCCTGA